A window of Aricia agestis chromosome 3, ilAriAges1.1, whole genome shotgun sequence contains these coding sequences:
- the LOC121725776 gene encoding uncharacterized protein CG16817 produces MSAEASVPPPVLWAQRKDDVLLTFSVESKDPIIKIEKDSVYFKGVNVQDKRNHEVTIELYDTVVPENSAYINKGRCIEMVLRKEKKNAPYWPSLTKDKKKPHYLKVDFNKWKDEDDEDADGGGDNYDIEQMLRAMGPGGGGDKGEKPSFDDLESDSDDENLPDLE; encoded by the coding sequence ATGTCTGCAGAAGCATCAGTACCTCCACCAGTACTATGGGCACAGCGGAAAGATGACGTTCTTCTCACATTTAGCGTTGAATCCAAAGATCcaattattaaaatagaaaaagATTCCGTATATTTTAAGGGTGTGAACGTGCAAGATAAAAGAAATCATGAAGTAACAATCGAATTATATGACACAGTAGTTCCAGAAAATAGTGCCTACATTAATAAAGGTCGTTGTATAGAAATGGTTCTCCGAAAGGAAAAGAAAAATGCGCCCTATTGGCCATCCCTCACAAAGGACAAAAAGAAGCCACATTACCTTAAAGTAGACTTTAATAAATGGAAAGACGAGGACGATGAAGATGCTGATGGCGGTGGCGACAACTATGACATCGAACAAATGCTGCGGGCCATGGGCCCCGGCGGTGGTGGTGATAAGGGAGAGAAACCCTCATTTGATGACCTCGAGAGCGATTCAGATGATGAAAATTTGCCTGATCTGGAATAG
- the LOC121725775 gene encoding programmed cell death protein 2-like: MAKRDPIVYLGYEGEVIVEKNVIQLNYTVNKIGGKPNWPPLSNINIASKCPLCSLHRILLVQCYAPLENSIYHRTLYVFACINPNCWIQSESWSCIRCQVQEEKISTEAFVAIPNESNLSWCQGSDDWDSNDNCDSNNGNLMNVDNAQSLNNQRASDEEDESNSLELETVEQAMGNLQVFDAHNANLSPVQGAVGAVGAPIPKAELEGGDESDLVIVEKPTSPTNNMEALLNQTAELSPDVRSRLVCGPLEFVPKYIYVEQEWRKSMNNDERVTELLNKYKKENEIEVGNVAEGGAGGSEEETYEETVPLHGDKLFHAFLTRIHDNPGQILRYSRDAPPLLGAPLQIPASSMDSRIPSCTRCGSTLTCELQLVPAFSETLSLVPNIPISHLHFLSVLIFTCSRSCWQANDSFVEETVIFQPEVI; encoded by the exons ATGGCTAAACGAGACCCTATTGTATATTTAGGTTACGAAGGCGAAGTTAttgttgaaaaaaatgttattcaGTTGAATTATACTGTAAATAAAATTGGCGGCAAGcct aATTGGCCACCTCTGAGTAATATTAACATTGCAAGCAAATGTCCACTGTGTAGCTTACATCGAATCTTGTTAGTGCAATGCTATGCTCCATTAGAAAACTCCATCTACCACCGAACATTATATGTGTTTGCTTGTATCAATCCTAACTGTTGGATACAATCAGAGAG TTGGTCTTGCATCAGATGTCAGGTTCAAGAGGAGAAGATTAGTACGGAAGCTTTTGTTGCCATCCCAAACGAAAGTAATTTAAGCTGGTGCCAGGGCTCGGATGACTGGGATAGCAATGATAATTGCGACTCCAATAATGGAAATTTAATGAATGTTGATAATGCTCAGAGTCTGAACAATCAGAG GGCCTCTGATGAAGAGGATGAAAGCAACTCTTTAGAACTGGAGACGGTTGAGCAAGCCATGGGTAACTTGCAAGTTTTTGATGCCCACAATGCGAACCTATCACCAGTACAAG GTGCCGTGGGGGCTGTCGGAGCTCCAATCCCAAAGGCCGAGCTGGAAGGGGGAGATGAATCTGACTTAGTTATAGTAGAAAAACCTACTTCACCTACTAATAACATGGAGGCGTTGCTAAACCAA ACAGCAGAATTGTCACCAGATGTGAGAAGTCGACTTGTCTGTGGACCTTTAGAGTTTGtgccaaaatatatttatgtagaACAGGAGTGGAGAAAATCAATGAATAATGACGAAAGAGTGACTGAATTGCTCAATAAATACAAGAAAGAAAATG AAATCGAAGTTGGGAATGTGGCAGAGGGTGGAGCTGGCGGATCTGAAGAAGAGACTTACGAAGAAACTGTACCATTGCATGGGGACAAACTCTTTCACGCTTTCCTAACAAGGATACATGATAATCCTGGACAGATTTTAAG ATACTCAAGGGACGCGCCGCCGTTACTCGGCGCTCCTCTGCAAATACCAGCGAGCTCAATGGACTCCCGTATACCATCCTGCACAAGATGCGGTTCTACGCTCACGTGCGAGCTACAGCTCGTGCCGGCCTTCTCCGAAACTCTCAGTCTTGTGCCAAACATTCCAATATCACACCTTCACTTCCTCTCTGTACTCATCTTCACTTGCTCCAGAAGCTGTTGGCAGGCAAACGACAGTTTCGTTGAGGAGACTGTCATTTTTCAGCCCGAAGTCATATAA
- the LOC121740462 gene encoding uncharacterized protein LOC121740462, which produces MHQTSSGFIITLTKNRVVFVIVEIGGVTVNPLCPTNKIAPHRRNGRGQRDARTIGAFYNLLVPDSSSGYPSQLQEEPENESTDCGVIEDYDENDLSSLTKPSRRNDRTRFFTNFFQQYLRPTTQRITTTTNRRPTRPPSGGYFGSNAFRPQPEHQPSDQIKPVHEGFGEAAITYRPTNVVGALSGNVIGAVQVKPTRRNPDLVAQKQHPYPNYVYPPQHRDRPRTYGRDGIISSFIDLIL; this is translated from the exons ATGCATCAAACGTCCAGCGGCTTCATTATAACATTAACGAAGAACAGAGTT GTGTTCGTGATAGTCGAAATAGGAGGAGTAACAGTTAATCCTCTGTGTCCTACGAACAAAATCGCGCCACATAGAAGGAATGGCAGAGGGCAGAGGGACGCTCGGACTATAGGCGCGTTCTATAATCTGCTAGTTCCTGACAGTTCTAGCGGATATCCCAGTCAGCTTCAGGAGGAGCCGGAAAATGAATCCACGGATTGTGGTGTCATAGAAGACTATGATGAAAATGATCTTAGTTCGT taacaaAACCGAGCAGACGAAATGATCGGACTCGCTTCTTTACGAACTTCTTCCAACAATATCTCAGACCAACAACTCAGAGGATCACCACAACAACGAATCGTAGACCTACGAGACCACCGAGTGGAGGATACTTCGGCTCGAACGCTTTTAGACCACAGCCGGAACACCAACCCTCCG ATCAAATCAAGCCAGTCCACGAAGGTTTCGGAGAGGCCGCCATCACGTATCGTCCTACTAACGTGGTGGGAGCACTCAGTGGGAACGTGATAGGCGCTGTCCAGGTCAAGCCCACCAGGCGGAACCCAGATCTGGTGGCGCAGAAGCAGCACCCGTATCCCAACTACGTGTACCCTCCCCAGCACCGGGACAGACCGAGAACGTACGGTAGAGATGGTATCATTAGTTCGTTTATAgatttaatattgtaa